A region of the bacterium genome:
TTGCTCTGTTCTAATCAGACCGGACAAATCGTAACCCAGTCGTTTGATCTCATCGAGGATGCTCTGCAAGAGAGCATCCTCCATCTGCGGAGCGCGGGATAGAATCCAAAGATACTTGCGGCTTGGCTCACCCACGGCAGCATAACTGTAGTCAGACGCGAGGCTAATGATCCAATAGTCTCCCCACACAAATGGAAGGAAAGAGAGCAACTTCGGAGCAAAACGAACTTTCAGTTTCGAGTTCGGTCCGTTTGCTGTCGCCCGTCTTGCAATGCCTTCTGCTTGCGTCGTGAGACCGTTCTTGCCCTTGCAGCTATTCACAACGCTGACTCGCCCGTCCGGCAAGAGAGTATATGTGGCGACTACATCAGCCGAGCACTTCTTCTGAAACCAGTTAGGCAGTCGTGCGATCTCATACCACGTGCCGACGTACCGATTCAAATCGACTTCGGGAACGGTATTCAGTGTTGGCATGCTGTCCGCAGTTGCATTCAGAATGAGGCCGAGAAGTGCGAGAGCTAAAAGTAAACGTACGCATTGGGGTTTACCCCCATGCTTGGGATAACAAAGCGAATAACGCATAAGGCTCCGAAAGCAAGGTTTTACTCCGGATTTCCCTTTTTCAGGATCAGCTTGTCATATAGAACAAGGATGATGGCCGTTGCCAGCGCCAATCCTCCGAAGATCATCCACATCAAGTCTGGTCGTCCCTGATCGCGCGCCAGCGTGCCGTAGAGTTCACCCGAAAGCCGACCTCCGAAGATATTCCCAAGAGCGATGGTCCAAAAGTAGAATCCCATGTACATCGCCACCTTTTGCTGCGGTGCAATACGGCCAACGTATTCCTGACTCTTTGGAGAAGCGATCATTTCGCCGAATGCAAAAATGGTTATCGCAAGCGTCACCAGCCATCCCGTCGCAAGCCACGCGCTCATACCGATACCGATCGCCGAAACAATAATTCCGATGACCATTACGGACAGCGGCGGGAAGAAACCTATCAGGAACGAAACAAGCACCTGAAAGACGACGATTGCTCCCGCGTCGATGTTGATGATATACTCGGGATTGACCTGCCGATACTTCTCTGCCCACGTGTGCGCCAGAGCTTTGACTGCGGCCGAATCCGCACTCCATGGTTCTTTCCCGTTGGACGCAGCGGGCAGCGCGGCAATGGAGGCCCGAATGTCCTCCTCAGGCACGCGCACTTTGAAGTCAAACAGCGTGCGCCGGATTTTCGCAGTCTCCTCCGCACTAAGCATCGTCCCGAC
Encoded here:
- a CDS encoding lipocalin family protein, with translation MRYSLCYPKHGGKPQCVRLLLALALLGLILNATADSMPTLNTVPEVDLNRYVGTWYEIARLPNWFQKKCSADVVATYTLLPDGRVSVVNSCKGKNGLTTQAEGIARRATANGPNSKLKVRFAPKLLSFLPFVWGDYWIISLASDYSYAAVGEPSRKYLWILSRAPQMEDALLQSILDEIKRLGYDLSGLIRTEQAGQ